In the genome of Excalfactoria chinensis isolate bCotChi1 unplaced genomic scaffold, bCotChi1.hap2 Scaffold_68, whole genome shotgun sequence, one region contains:
- the LOC140265142 gene encoding olfactory receptor 14J1-like, translated as MPNSSSISEFLLLPLADTRQLQLLHFWLLLGIYLAALLGNGLISTAVACDRRLHTPMYFFLLNLALLDLGCISTTLPKAMANALWDTRAISYAGCAAQIFFFVFFISAEFSLLTIMSYDRYVAICKPLHYGTLMDSRACATMAAAAWGAGVLNSLLHTASTFSLPLCQGNVVNQFFCEIPQILKLSCSESYLREVVFLIFSISLAFGCFVFIVVSYVQIFMAVLRMPSEQGRHKAFSTCLPHLVVVSLFLSTASFAYLKPPSISSPSMVLMVAVLYSVVPPAVNPLIYSMRNREVKDAVRKVMTKYVSISVNGRSFGIHIM; from the coding sequence atgcccaacagcagctccatcagcgagttcctcctgctgccgttggcagacacgcggcagctgcagctcctgcacttctggctcttgctgggcatctacctggctgccctcctgggcaacggcctcatcagcacagccgtagcctgcgaccgccgcctgcacacccccatgtacttcttcctgctcaacctggccctcctcgacctgggctgcatctccaccactctccccaaagccatggccaacgccctctgggacaccagggccatctcctacgcaggatgtgctgcacagatcttcttctttgtcttcttcatctcagcagagttttcccttctcaccatcatgtcctatgaccgctacgttgccatctgcaagcccctgcactacgggaccttgatggacagcagagcttgtgccaccatggcagcagctgcctggggcgctggggttctcaattccctgctgcacactgccagtacgttttcactgcctctctgccaaggcaatgttgtcaaccagtttttctgtgaaatcccacagatcctcaagctctcctgctcagaatcatatctcagggaagttgtgtttctcatttttagtatcagtttagcctttggctgctttgttttcatagttgtgtcctatgtgcagatcttcatggccgtgctgagaatgccctctgagcagggacggcacaaagccttctccacgtgcctccctcacctggtcgtggtctccctgtttctcagcactgcctcttttgcctacctgaagcccccctccatctcctccccatccatggtcctgatggtggcagttctgtactcggtggtacctccagcagtgaaccccctcatctacagcatgaggaacagggaggtcaaggatgcagtgaggaaagtgatgacCAAATATGTTTCAATATCAGTGAACGGCCGATCTTTTGGAATTCATATAATGTAA